The following proteins are encoded in a genomic region of Hymenobacter siberiensis:
- a CDS encoding RagB/SusD family nutrient uptake outer membrane protein, whose protein sequence is MKKVFYPLALAAGLSAAMLSGCGKRLDVAPVNSVPAETALNNSNDVETLLKGGYELAGDQYLYGGGFQYYSDFLGDNGEIQFGGTYSQPKEIFNKRILVNNSFVSFTWINAYRTINVANTVLANLGKVTATKADAVAGGAKFLRGSLYFDLVRLYARAWNDGTPASNPGVVLVVTPTDPNNPANALTVTGLAKRNSVAEIYTQVIKDLLDAERQLPASNGVFATSAAASAMLSRVYLQQGRYADAAAEANKVIQTGSYSLVPRYADEFANKANTSESIFDVQLTTQSGTNDLNTFYSSNGRGDVAVLDLHLGLYNAADDRLNLFDTSNGPDAALTLKFDNIHGNIHLIRLAEMYLTRAEGNFRANTTLGATPLADVNRVRARAKLPALTTLTLPAILSERHLELAFEGFLLHDLKRNAASVGSLPYSSPKLIFPIPQRERDLNANLQQNDGY, encoded by the coding sequence ATGAAAAAGGTATTTTATCCCCTGGCCCTGGCTGCCGGCCTCAGCGCGGCAATGCTGAGCGGCTGCGGCAAGCGCCTCGATGTGGCCCCCGTGAACTCGGTGCCCGCCGAAACGGCCCTCAACAACTCCAACGACGTGGAAACGCTGCTGAAAGGCGGCTACGAGCTGGCCGGCGACCAGTACCTCTACGGCGGTGGCTTCCAGTACTACTCCGATTTCTTGGGCGACAACGGCGAAATTCAGTTTGGCGGCACCTACAGCCAGCCGAAAGAGATTTTCAACAAGCGCATTCTGGTGAATAACTCCTTCGTGTCCTTCACCTGGATTAATGCGTACCGCACCATCAACGTGGCCAACACGGTGCTGGCCAACCTTGGCAAAGTAACCGCTACCAAGGCCGATGCCGTGGCCGGTGGGGCCAAGTTTCTGCGCGGTTCGCTGTATTTCGACCTCGTGCGCCTCTATGCCCGCGCCTGGAACGACGGCACGCCGGCCAGCAACCCCGGCGTGGTGCTGGTAGTTACCCCCACCGACCCTAATAACCCCGCCAATGCCCTCACGGTGACGGGCTTGGCTAAGCGCAACTCGGTGGCCGAGATTTACACCCAGGTTATCAAGGACCTGCTGGATGCCGAGCGTCAACTACCCGCCTCCAACGGCGTATTTGCTACCAGCGCGGCCGCTTCGGCCATGCTCTCGCGGGTGTACCTGCAGCAGGGCCGCTACGCCGATGCCGCCGCCGAGGCCAACAAGGTAATTCAGACCGGCAGCTACTCGTTGGTACCCCGCTACGCTGATGAGTTTGCCAATAAGGCCAACACCAGCGAAAGCATATTCGACGTTCAGCTCACCACCCAAAGCGGTACCAACGACCTGAATACGTTCTACTCCAGCAACGGCCGGGGCGATGTGGCCGTGCTCGATTTGCACCTGGGCCTCTACAATGCGGCCGATGACCGCCTGAACCTGTTCGACACCAGCAACGGCCCCGACGCGGCGCTTACCCTGAAGTTCGACAACATTCACGGCAACATTCACCTCATCCGTCTGGCCGAAATGTACCTCACCCGTGCCGAGGGCAACTTCCGTGCTAATACCACACTGGGTGCTACTCCGCTGGCCGATGTGAACCGCGTGCGGGCCCGCGCAAAACTGCCGGCCCTCACTACACTCACGCTGCCTGCTATCCTGAGTGAGCGGCACCTGGAGTTGGCTTTCGAAGGCTTCCTGCTGCACGACCTCAAGCGCAACGCCGCGTCCGTTGGCAGCCTGCCCTACAGCTCGCCTAAGCTGATTTTCCCCATCCCCCAGCGCGAGCGCGACCTGAACGCCAACCTGCAACAGAACGACGGCTACTAA
- a CDS encoding SusC/RagA family TonB-linked outer membrane protein, which yields MKQSLFVPIRPAMIAAACLLSAPAWAQSVAISGHVTGSDGGDLPGATILERGTTNGVSTGANGAFSLSVKPGATLVISSVGYTAQTIAVGSQTAINVTLAVAATQLSEAVVVGYGTQSKTDLTGSVATVSSKEIANTPVTSFEQAIQGKAAGVFIENGSGKLGQAVKVRVRGTTSVSGDTQPLYVIDGIPITSEDQSGTSAPTNPIADLNPNDIESISILKDASSSAIYGSRGSNGVILITTKHGKSGPTKFNLGYQTGVSEPTRKKSYLNSADYVMLEREAAANENVRDPSFDYVAYTEARLRRFSAGNDDYKTAAVNTNWQNEAFQRAPFSQYDLGANGGDEKTRFYIAGNYTNQKGILINNKFEKMSARINVDHNASKRLTLGVNINLARTKNNRLDNDNSFGTPLQLVALSPITPLIDPRTGLLSGALDPATGQPNTNFPVYYNPLLSVENASFVTTVYRTVGNVYGQFKIVDGLSFRSELGMDLLNQNETSYQGRLTARNTDFTSNGNGYNAYVQNNRFTTNNFLTYQKRFAELHSVEAVVGTSYEERRINSNSVSGQQFPSDAFKYITSAGLINAGSSRSTGSTLVSYFARVNYAFASKYLLTLSGRVDGSSRFGKNNPYGFFPAASLGWVVTDEAFLHDQKVLSLLKPRVSFGKTGNQGFGDFISRSLYSGGSYAGGPTIRPDQTLGNPDLKWESTTQADAGLEFGFLDNRITGEVDAYLKKTTGLVLAVNTPSVTGYTRQFRNVGSLENKGLEFSLTTRNAVGAFAWTTTFNAATNQNKITNLDKQILNGGYVNRAVEGQPIGVFYTVEYAGVDRANGDALYWKNKTNDDGSTTIDHSAGTTSNYNDANRVVVGNPNPRWVGGVTNTLSYKGVELNFTFQGVFGNKIFDGGGQYQAANASNGFDNQTTDQLNRWQKPGDITNVPQARLFEGNGTANSTRYLSNGDYVRLKTTTLSYTLPAAVVGKAMLERVRIYLTGVNLLTFTPYKGWDPEVNADYQASNIGQGNDFYSAPQARTYTVGINVGF from the coding sequence ATGAAACAAAGTTTATTCGTCCCCATAAGACCAGCCATGATAGCGGCGGCTTGTCTGCTATCGGCTCCGGCCTGGGCGCAGTCGGTGGCCATTAGTGGCCACGTTACCGGCTCCGATGGTGGTGACCTGCCTGGTGCCACCATTCTGGAGCGCGGTACTACCAATGGGGTGAGCACCGGGGCCAACGGTGCTTTCAGCCTGAGCGTGAAGCCAGGTGCTACGCTGGTTATCAGCTCGGTGGGCTACACGGCGCAGACTATTGCGGTGGGCAGCCAAACGGCTATCAACGTGACGCTGGCCGTGGCGGCTACGCAGCTGAGCGAAGCGGTAGTAGTAGGCTACGGCACCCAGTCTAAAACCGACCTCACCGGTTCCGTGGCTACGGTTTCGTCCAAGGAAATTGCCAACACGCCGGTTACGTCGTTCGAACAAGCCATTCAGGGCAAGGCGGCCGGCGTATTTATTGAGAACGGCAGCGGCAAGCTGGGCCAGGCCGTGAAGGTGCGCGTGCGCGGCACTACATCGGTGAGCGGTGATACGCAGCCGCTGTACGTGATTGATGGCATCCCCATTACCTCGGAAGACCAGTCGGGCACCTCGGCCCCTACTAACCCGATTGCCGACCTCAACCCCAACGACATCGAGTCCATCAGCATTCTGAAGGATGCCTCGTCGTCGGCCATTTACGGTTCGCGCGGGTCCAACGGTGTTATCCTTATCACCACCAAGCACGGCAAGAGCGGCCCCACCAAGTTCAACCTGGGCTACCAGACTGGCGTTAGCGAGCCTACCCGCAAAAAGTCGTATCTGAACTCGGCCGACTACGTGATGCTGGAACGCGAAGCTGCCGCGAACGAAAACGTGCGCGACCCTTCGTTCGATTACGTGGCCTACACTGAGGCCCGCCTGCGCCGCTTTTCGGCCGGCAACGATGACTACAAGACGGCGGCCGTGAACACCAACTGGCAGAACGAAGCCTTTCAGCGGGCTCCCTTCAGCCAGTATGACCTGGGTGCCAACGGCGGCGACGAGAAAACCCGCTTTTACATTGCCGGCAACTATACCAACCAGAAGGGCATCCTCATCAACAACAAGTTTGAGAAGATGAGCGCCCGCATCAACGTGGACCACAATGCCAGCAAGCGCCTGACCCTGGGCGTGAACATTAACCTGGCCCGTACCAAAAACAACCGCCTCGACAACGACAACTCCTTCGGCACGCCGCTTCAGCTGGTGGCCTTGTCGCCCATCACACCCCTCATCGACCCCCGCACGGGGCTGCTGAGCGGGGCGCTGGACCCGGCCACCGGCCAGCCCAACACCAACTTTCCGGTGTACTACAACCCGCTGCTGAGCGTGGAAAACGCCTCGTTTGTGACCACGGTATACCGCACGGTGGGCAACGTGTACGGGCAGTTTAAAATCGTCGATGGCCTCTCATTCCGCAGCGAGCTGGGCATGGACCTGCTGAACCAGAACGAGACTTCTTATCAGGGCCGCCTCACGGCCCGCAACACCGACTTCACCAGCAACGGCAACGGCTACAACGCCTATGTGCAGAACAACCGCTTCACAACCAACAACTTTCTGACCTACCAGAAGCGCTTTGCCGAGCTGCACTCGGTGGAGGCCGTGGTGGGTACGTCGTACGAAGAGCGGCGCATCAACAGCAACAGCGTGTCGGGCCAGCAGTTTCCGAGCGATGCCTTCAAGTACATCACCAGCGCTGGTTTGATTAACGCCGGTTCGTCGCGCAGCACGGGCAGCACGCTGGTTTCATACTTCGCCCGCGTCAATTACGCCTTTGCCAGCAAGTACCTGCTCACCCTGAGCGGCCGCGTTGACGGTTCGTCGCGTTTCGGCAAAAACAATCCCTATGGTTTCTTCCCGGCTGCTTCGCTGGGCTGGGTAGTTACCGATGAAGCCTTCCTGCACGACCAGAAAGTGCTGAGCCTGCTCAAGCCGCGCGTCAGCTTCGGCAAAACCGGCAACCAGGGCTTCGGCGACTTCATATCTCGTTCCCTGTACTCGGGTGGCTCCTACGCGGGCGGCCCCACCATCCGGCCCGACCAGACGCTGGGTAACCCCGACCTGAAGTGGGAATCGACCACGCAGGCCGACGCCGGCCTCGAATTCGGCTTCCTCGATAACCGCATTACCGGTGAGGTGGATGCCTACCTGAAAAAGACTACCGGCCTGGTGCTGGCGGTGAACACCCCCAGCGTCACGGGCTACACCAGACAGTTCCGCAACGTGGGCAGCCTCGAAAACAAGGGCCTGGAATTCTCGCTGACTACCCGCAACGCGGTGGGTGCCTTCGCCTGGACCACCACCTTCAACGCGGCCACCAACCAGAACAAAATCACGAACCTGGACAAGCAAATCCTGAACGGCGGCTACGTGAACCGCGCCGTAGAAGGCCAGCCCATCGGCGTGTTCTACACTGTGGAATACGCTGGGGTAGACCGCGCCAACGGCGATGCCCTGTACTGGAAGAATAAGACGAACGACGACGGCAGCACAACCATTGACCACAGCGCTGGCACGACCAGCAACTACAACGATGCCAACCGCGTGGTAGTGGGCAACCCCAACCCGCGCTGGGTGGGCGGCGTAACCAATACCCTGAGCTACAAAGGTGTGGAGCTGAATTTCACGTTCCAGGGCGTGTTTGGTAACAAGATTTTTGACGGTGGCGGGCAGTACCAGGCCGCCAATGCCAGCAACGGCTTCGACAACCAGACCACCGACCAGCTGAACCGCTGGCAGAAGCCCGGCGACATCACCAATGTGCCCCAGGCCCGTCTGTTTGAGGGCAACGGCACCGCCAACTCGACTCGCTACCTCTCCAACGGCGACTACGTGCGCCTGAAGACGACCACGCTGAGCTACACCCTGCCCGCCGCCGTTGTGGGCAAGGCCATGCTTGAGCGCGTGCGCATCTACCTCACTGGTGTCAACCTGCTCACCTTCACGCCCTACAAGGGCTGGGACCCGGAAGTGAACGCCGACTACCAAGCTAGTAACATTGGCCAGGGCAACGACTTCTACTCGGCCCCGCAAGCCCGCACCTACACCGTGGGCATCAATGTGGGCTTCTAA
- a CDS encoding ribonuclease D has product MPTIHYLTTADAIATAAAHFATLPRIGIDLEFDDMRHRYGRHLALIQVFDGTEVYLIDPLPLPDMAADLEPLFAVLRDPAVAKVFHSCKSDILLLDEVFSVNCRTIVDTSVQFTLLAAEDNNISLGRLIQAELGFEVDKGEQKSNWLKRPLTEAQKEYAANDVLYLFELTDRLSARLTELDRADWAAQENLALEAVRYGRDDPRPWSRNAAKYKISAQEMPMFRELFMLRDTVARQLDRPPYHVLSNDRLAELARNPLETALQLRTANGLHPELKRSPYAEQLLAIGTTDLEPDAPLPLEQRKFPFRRRLNGPAAARADAREALLMALKGHLTTDHGSTMANMVLSNRLITDIIELGTEAALRPWQQQLLKGSAEKHGEDYASIEQLF; this is encoded by the coding sequence ATGCCAACCATTCATTACCTCACCACGGCCGACGCTATTGCTACCGCCGCCGCACATTTCGCCACCTTGCCGCGCATCGGCATCGACCTGGAATTTGACGACATGCGCCACCGTTACGGGCGCCATCTAGCACTTATTCAGGTATTTGACGGTACTGAAGTGTATCTGATTGACCCTTTGCCCCTGCCTGACATGGCAGCCGACCTGGAACCACTATTTGCGGTGCTCCGCGACCCGGCCGTGGCCAAAGTGTTCCACTCCTGCAAGTCAGATATTCTGCTGCTTGACGAGGTATTCAGCGTTAATTGCCGCACCATTGTGGACACCAGCGTTCAGTTTACTTTGCTGGCTGCTGAGGATAATAATATTTCGCTGGGCCGCCTTATTCAGGCCGAACTGGGCTTCGAAGTCGACAAAGGCGAGCAGAAGTCGAACTGGCTGAAGCGCCCGCTCACCGAAGCCCAAAAGGAATACGCCGCCAACGACGTACTCTATCTCTTCGAGCTCACCGACCGCCTCAGTGCCCGCCTCACCGAGCTGGACCGTGCCGACTGGGCCGCCCAGGAAAACCTGGCCCTCGAAGCCGTGCGTTACGGCCGCGACGACCCGCGCCCGTGGTCGCGCAACGCCGCTAAGTATAAGATTTCGGCCCAGGAAATGCCCATGTTCCGGGAGCTGTTTATGCTGCGCGATACCGTGGCCCGGCAGCTCGACCGCCCGCCCTACCACGTTCTCAGCAACGACCGGCTGGCCGAGCTGGCCCGCAATCCGCTCGAAACCGCGCTCCAGCTGCGCACCGCCAACGGCCTGCACCCCGAGCTGAAACGCTCGCCCTACGCCGAGCAGCTCCTCGCCATCGGCACCACCGACTTGGAGCCCGATGCGCCGCTGCCGCTCGAGCAGCGTAAGTTTCCGTTCCGCCGCCGCCTCAACGGCCCCGCCGCCGCCCGTGCCGATGCCCGCGAAGCCCTGCTTATGGCCCTAAAAGGCCACCTTACCACCGACCACGGCAGCACCATGGCCAACATGGTCCTCAGCAACCGCCTCATCACCGACATCATCGAGCTGGGCACCGAAGCCGCCCTGCGCCCTTGGCAGCAGCAGCTGCTGAAGGGTTCGGCTGAGAAGCACGGCGAGGATTACGCGTCGATTGAGCAGCTATTCTAG
- the aceA gene encoding isocitrate lyase, producing MKTKPQRAAEIALDWAHNPRWIGIQRPYSPEDVVKLQGSVHIEYSLARQGAERLWDLLHTREYVAGLGALTGNQAVQEVQAGLLAIYLSGWQVAADANGAGHMYPDQSLYPVDSVPAVVRRINNALLRADQIQHLDGRSDIHYLAPIVADAEAGFGGNLNAFELMKMMIEAGAAGVHFEDQLSSAKKCGHLGGKVLVPTQEAINKLVAARLAADVMGVPTLIVARTDADAADLLTADVDPRDQPFILQEAERTNEGFYRVRCGIEAGIARGLAYAPYADLIWMETSHPDLDDARKFAEAIHAQFPGKLLAYNCSPSFNWASKLSVEQMETFREELAAMGYKFQFITLAGFHALNTSMFELAQAYRQRGMAGYSELQEREFALAKDGYQAVKHQSFVGTGYFDAVQNVVTSNQTSTAALVGSTEEAQF from the coding sequence ATGAAGACCAAACCCCAACGCGCCGCCGAAATCGCCCTCGACTGGGCCCACAATCCCCGCTGGATTGGCATTCAACGCCCTTATTCGCCCGAGGATGTGGTGAAGCTGCAGGGCTCCGTGCACATCGAATACTCGCTGGCCCGCCAGGGCGCCGAGCGGCTCTGGGACCTGCTGCACACCCGCGAGTACGTGGCCGGGCTGGGCGCGCTCACCGGCAACCAGGCCGTGCAGGAAGTGCAGGCGGGCTTGCTGGCCATCTACCTCAGCGGCTGGCAGGTGGCGGCCGATGCCAACGGTGCCGGCCACATGTACCCCGACCAGAGCCTGTACCCCGTGGACAGCGTGCCGGCCGTGGTGCGCCGCATCAACAACGCCCTGCTGCGCGCTGACCAGATTCAGCACCTCGACGGGCGGAGCGACATTCACTACCTCGCGCCCATCGTGGCTGATGCCGAGGCGGGTTTCGGGGGTAATCTGAATGCTTTCGAACTGATGAAGATGATGATTGAGGCCGGGGCTGCTGGCGTGCATTTCGAAGACCAACTCTCATCGGCCAAGAAGTGCGGGCATTTGGGCGGTAAAGTGCTGGTGCCCACCCAGGAAGCCATCAACAAGCTGGTGGCCGCCCGCCTGGCCGCCGATGTGATGGGCGTGCCCACGCTCATCGTGGCCCGCACCGATGCCGACGCCGCCGACCTGCTCACCGCCGATGTGGACCCCCGCGACCAACCCTTCATCCTGCAGGAAGCCGAGCGCACCAACGAAGGCTTCTACCGCGTTCGCTGCGGTATTGAGGCCGGTATTGCCCGTGGCCTGGCCTATGCGCCCTACGCCGACCTCATCTGGATGGAAACCTCGCACCCCGACCTGGACGATGCCCGCAAGTTTGCCGAAGCCATTCATGCCCAGTTCCCCGGCAAGCTGCTGGCGTACAACTGCTCGCCGTCGTTCAACTGGGCTTCGAAGCTGAGCGTGGAGCAGATGGAAACCTTCCGGGAGGAGTTGGCCGCTATGGGCTACAAGTTCCAGTTCATCACGCTGGCTGGTTTCCACGCCCTCAATACCAGCATGTTCGAGCTGGCCCAGGCCTACCGCCAGCGCGGTATGGCCGGCTATTCGGAGCTGCAGGAGCGCGAATTCGCCCTGGCCAAAGACGGCTACCAGGCTGTCAAGCACCAGTCATTCGTAGGCACTGGCTATTTCGATGCCGTGCAGAACGTGGTGACCAGCAACCAGACCAGCACCGCCGCCTTGGTGGGCAGCACCGAGGAGGCGCAATTCTAA
- the aceB gene encoding malate synthase A encodes MTFTDVAPTPAPTYLTPERVKVIGAYSPAFAEILTPSALAFVAELHRRFDHTRQALLARRTERQADFEAGILPDFLPETQRIRDQDWTVAPLPEDLLDRRVEITGPVERKMIINALNSGASVFMADLEDSNAPTWNNVIEGQINLRDAVRRTISLSTPTKEYSLNEKTAVLMVRPRGWHLVEKHILIDGEPISASLLDFGLYYFHNAHELCARGTAPYFYLPKLESHLEARLWNDVFGFAQWSMKQPKCVIKATVLIETLPAAFELNEILYELREHSAGLNCGRWDYIFSYIKRLGLNPDFRLPNRAEVTMTVPFMAAYSALVVQICHRRGVHAIGGMAAQIPIKNDPAANDAALEKVRQDKIREATNGHDGTWVAHPGLVPVALEVFNRLMPGPNQIENKRLDVHVTAADLVKAPTGSITEDGLKLNIDVAIQYLASWLGGNGCVPIYNLMEDAATAEISRAQVWQWLHTPGTVLADGRPVTTELYRGLVPGQLEKIKAQVGEEAYSTGHFVNAARLFDKLVMSEQFIEFLTVPAYEQLA; translated from the coding sequence ATGACCTTCACCGACGTTGCCCCCACCCCAGCGCCCACCTACCTCACTCCCGAGCGGGTGAAAGTCATCGGCGCATACTCACCGGCGTTTGCCGAAATCCTCACGCCCTCGGCCCTGGCCTTCGTGGCCGAGCTGCACCGCCGCTTCGACCACACGCGGCAGGCCCTGCTGGCCCGCCGCACCGAGCGCCAGGCCGATTTTGAGGCCGGCATCCTCCCGGACTTTCTGCCCGAAACCCAGCGCATTCGCGACCAGGACTGGACCGTGGCCCCGTTGCCCGAAGACCTGCTCGACCGCCGCGTGGAAATCACTGGTCCCGTGGAGCGGAAGATGATTATCAATGCGTTGAATTCCGGCGCCAGCGTGTTCATGGCCGACTTAGAGGACTCCAACGCGCCCACCTGGAACAACGTCATCGAGGGTCAGATTAACCTGCGCGATGCCGTGCGCCGCACTATTTCGCTCAGCACGCCTACGAAAGAGTATAGCCTGAACGAGAAAACGGCCGTGCTTATGGTGCGCCCACGGGGCTGGCACCTGGTCGAGAAGCACATCCTAATTGATGGCGAGCCCATCAGCGCCTCGCTGCTCGATTTCGGCCTCTACTATTTCCACAACGCCCACGAGCTGTGCGCCCGGGGTACGGCCCCGTACTTCTACCTGCCCAAGCTCGAAAGCCACCTCGAAGCCCGGCTGTGGAACGACGTGTTCGGCTTCGCGCAATGGTCGATGAAACAGCCGAAATGCGTCATCAAAGCCACTGTTTTGATTGAAACCCTACCGGCCGCCTTCGAGCTGAATGAAATCCTGTACGAGCTGCGCGAGCACAGCGCGGGCCTGAACTGCGGGCGCTGGGACTACATTTTCAGCTACATCAAGCGCTTGGGCCTGAACCCGGATTTCCGCCTGCCCAACCGCGCCGAGGTGACCATGACGGTGCCCTTCATGGCCGCCTACTCGGCGCTGGTGGTGCAAATATGCCACCGCCGGGGCGTGCACGCCATCGGCGGTATGGCCGCCCAGATTCCCATCAAAAACGACCCCGCCGCCAACGATGCGGCCCTGGAAAAGGTGCGGCAGGATAAAATTCGCGAAGCCACCAACGGCCACGACGGTACCTGGGTGGCCCACCCCGGCCTGGTGCCGGTGGCGCTTGAAGTCTTCAACCGCCTCATGCCCGGCCCCAACCAAATCGAGAACAAGCGCCTGGATGTGCACGTAACGGCCGCCGATTTGGTGAAAGCGCCCACCGGCAGCATCACCGAGGATGGTCTGAAGCTGAACATCGACGTGGCCATTCAGTACCTGGCCTCCTGGCTGGGCGGCAACGGCTGCGTGCCGATTTACAACCTGATGGAGGACGCCGCCACGGCCGAAATCAGCCGGGCGCAGGTGTGGCAGTGGCTGCACACGCCGGGTACCGTGCTGGCCGATGGCCGCCCCGTCACCACGGAGCTGTACCGTGGCCTGGTGCCCGGGCAGCTGGAAAAAATCAAGGCGCAGGTAGGGGAGGAGGCCTACTCAACAGGTCATTTCGTGAATGCCGCCCGGCTTTTTGATAAACTGGTGATGAGCGAGCAGTTCATCGAATTCCTGACCGTGCCGGCCTACGAGCAACTGGCGTAA
- a CDS encoding helix-turn-helix domain-containing protein, giving the protein MLNHGQVVRLIFGLKLRELRQERSLSPAELARVCDVSVSYLNEIEKGKKYPKADKILSLSKALDVRYDQLTSLELPRRLEPIGELLNSKMLKEFPLEMYGLEPTRIIELIANAPARMNAFISTIFEIARNYEMRQEHLFLAALRSFQEMHDNYFEDLEQDVRAFVGSHQLSTAAPFDLSQLERVLTGEYGYTLDRETLGRHAVATQARLRSVFQPKTKRLLLRPGLSRGQQAFVLGREVAFNYLKLTERPYVSSSLQVSSFDEVLNNFKASYFAGALLMEEESLLRDVKKFFGAKKWQPELLLNLMTQYDVSPEMFMQRLTTLLPRHFGLQSLFFLRFDQTDATAPYELTKELHLARLHNPHGNELNEHYCRRWVSLRLLDEARALPLPDTDDAPVTMAGAQKSRYFGTEDEYLCFTLARAGTPTQVALSVTVGLRCDDNLKSHIRFLADPALPFRIVNETCERCPIVDCESRAAAPTEIVRLAERAAFEAAVAELVAG; this is encoded by the coding sequence ATGCTCAATCACGGCCAGGTCGTTCGCCTCATTTTTGGTCTGAAGCTGCGCGAGTTGCGGCAGGAGCGCAGCCTGAGCCCGGCCGAGCTGGCGCGGGTCTGCGATGTCTCGGTGAGCTACCTCAACGAGATTGAGAAGGGCAAGAAGTACCCCAAGGCCGACAAGATTCTGAGCCTAAGCAAGGCCCTGGACGTGCGCTACGACCAGCTGACTTCACTGGAGCTCCCGCGCCGCCTGGAGCCCATCGGTGAGCTGCTGAACTCCAAGATGCTGAAGGAGTTTCCGCTGGAGATGTACGGCCTGGAGCCCACCCGCATTATCGAGCTGATTGCCAACGCCCCGGCCCGGATGAATGCCTTCATCAGCACCATCTTCGAGATTGCGCGCAACTACGAGATGCGCCAGGAACACCTGTTTCTGGCCGCGCTACGCTCGTTTCAGGAGATGCACGACAACTACTTCGAAGACCTGGAGCAGGACGTGCGCGCCTTCGTGGGCAGCCATCAGCTGAGCACCGCCGCGCCGTTCGACCTCAGCCAGCTGGAGCGCGTGCTAACCGGGGAATACGGCTACACGCTGGACCGCGAAACGCTGGGCCGGCACGCCGTGGCCACCCAGGCCCGGCTGCGGTCGGTTTTCCAGCCCAAAACCAAACGCCTGCTGCTGCGGCCGGGCCTGAGCCGGGGCCAGCAGGCGTTCGTACTAGGCCGCGAAGTGGCCTTCAACTACCTGAAGCTGACGGAGCGGCCTTACGTGAGCAGTAGCCTGCAGGTGAGCTCCTTCGATGAGGTCCTGAATAACTTTAAGGCCTCCTACTTTGCCGGGGCGCTGCTGATGGAAGAGGAAAGCCTACTGCGCGACGTGAAGAAGTTTTTCGGGGCCAAAAAGTGGCAGCCCGAGCTGCTGCTGAACCTGATGACGCAGTACGACGTGAGCCCCGAAATGTTTATGCAGCGCCTCACCACCCTATTGCCGCGGCATTTCGGACTGCAGAGCCTGTTCTTCCTGCGCTTCGACCAGACCGACGCCACCGCGCCCTACGAACTGACTAAAGAGCTGCACCTGGCCCGCCTGCACAACCCCCACGGCAACGAGCTGAATGAGCACTACTGCCGCCGCTGGGTGAGCCTGCGCCTCCTCGACGAGGCCCGCGCCCTGCCCCTGCCCGACACCGACGACGCCCCCGTGACGATGGCCGGCGCGCAAAAATCCCGCTATTTCGGCACCGAGGATGAGTACCTCTGCTTCACGCTGGCCCGTGCCGGCACTCCCACCCAGGTGGCCCTAAGCGTGACCGTGGGCCTGCGCTGCGACGACAACCTAAAGTCCCACATCCGCTTCCTGGCCGACCCGGCCCTGCCCTTCCGCATCGTGAACGAGACCTGCGAGCGCTGCCCGATTGTCGACTGCGAGTCGCGCGCGGCGGCCCCGACGGAAATTGTGCGGCTGGCCGAACGCGCCGCGTTTGAGGCGGCCGTGGCGGAGCTGGTGGCGGGGTAG